DNA from Nocardioides seonyuensis:
GTCTCCCCCGAGATCGTGTGGTGCGCCAGACCATATAGCAGTCCTAGTCCTCGACCCGCCGCGAGGCCACCACCCCCCAGCCCGGTGGTGGAGGGAGGCACGTGTGACAACCTGAAGAGGTTGTCGACCTGCCGGAGGAGCTGGACGTGGCCTGCCTCCTTCACCTCAATGGACCGCCCGGCATCGGCAAGTCCACGATCGCGCGGCGCTACGTCGCCCAGCATCCCGGGGTGCTCAACTGCGACATCGACGTCCTGCGCACTTTGATCGGTGGATGGTCGCAGGACTTCCAGCTGGCCGGATCTCTCATACGCCCGGCTGCCTTGGGAATGATCGAGGGCTATCTGACCAGTGGCCGCGACGTCGTGCTTCCGCAGCTGTTGATCGATCCAGCGGAGATCGCCCTGTTCGAGGCGGCTGCTCGTCGATGCAACGCCCGATTCATCGAGCGGATCCTGATGGATGACCGGGAGTCGTCGGTGGCGCGGTTCAACCGCCGAGCGGAGGCTGACACCCACGCCCCGTGGCACGCCACGGTGCACGCGCTGGTCGCAGCCCAAGGGGGCGACGACGCCCTGCGTGAGCGTCATGCGGCGTTGCAGTCGTTGACAGGAACGCGCCCGGGCGCCGTGGTCATCCAGAGCACGGCCGGAGCCGTCGAGGCGACCTATGACTTGCTTGTCGCCTCCCTCGTCTGAGCCCTCGCCGCCCCTGCGCCAGACTCGAGCCATGGCTGACCTCGGGTACGACCAGGACTTCCTCGGGACGACTCTCGAACCACCCGCGGCCGCGGGCGAGGACGGCGACGCCCTCGACTACACGCACTTCACGGTCTGCATGCACCCTGCACGGCGTCTGGCGTGGTGGGTGGCGTGGAACATCGACGGCCTGACGCTCTTCCCGAGCGACTCGATCTCACGGTCCGGGGAGCGGTTCAAGCTCGACCCCCGTGTCCCGGCCGACGCGCAGACCGGGGAGCGGGCGTACGACGACAACGACCTGGACCGCGGCCACGTCGCCCGGCGCTCGGACCTGCTCTGGGGTGCCACCCTCGCCGAGGCGAGGCAGGCCGGCTCCGACTCGTTCTTCTTCACCAACATCACTCCGCAGCGCGCCGGCTTCAACCAGTCGGGTCGCGGCGGCGTGTGGGGCCTGCTCGAGAACGCCGTCCTGGCCCTCGAAGGGCTCGAAGACCGTCGAGTGACCCTGTTCGCCGGGCCTGTGCTCGCCGAGGACGACCCGGTCTACCGCGACATCGTCCAGCTGCCGCGCGAGCACTGGAAGGTCGTGGCCTACCGGATCGGGGGGCAGGTCAGGCTCAAGGCCTTCCTGCTCACGCAGAGCCTCGACGGCCTCGAGTCGCTCACTCCCGAGGGCTTCCTCGACGACTTCGACACCTATCAGGTGTCGCTCGACCTCCTCGAGGAACGGACCGGCCTCGACTTCACCGCGTTGCACGGCAGCGCCGGGCAGGCAGAGCTGCGCGGTGTGGATCCGATGCTCGTCACCGACCCCGAGCAGGTCACGTGGTGACCACGGCTGCGCGACCGCCCGGCCGAGAAGGGCACACTGCCGCCATGGACCGGACGATCGTGGTGGCGGCTGTGGCGTTCGTCAGGGACGGTCACGTGCTGACCGTGCGCAAGCAGGGCACCAGCCGCTTCATGCTGGTCGGTGGCAAGCTCGAGCCGGGGGAGAGTGCGCTCGAAGCCGCGATCCGCGAGACCCGCGAGGAGGTCGGCATCGAGGTCGCGGACCTGGTGCTCCTCGGGGAGTTCGTCTCGGAGACGGCCAACGAGCCGGGGCACGAGCTGCACTCGACGGTGTTCCTTGCCCGCAAGGACGTCGCAGCGGAGCCTTCTGCGCTCGGCGAGATCGCCGAGCTTCGCTGGACGGACATGGCGGCAGCCGCAGCAGGGGAGTACGACGACCTGGCGCCGATGCTGGAGCACCACGTCCTCGCCAAGCTGCGTGAGCCCGCTCAGGAGTAGCGGTGGCTCTTGGCAGCGTGGCCGTGCTCGCGGGTGCAGGTGCGGCCGCTCATGTTGCGGTGGCCGCACAGCGCGGGCTCGTCGACCGCTGCCTTCCCGTCGGTCGAGGCAGCGCCCGGGGAGCCCGGCTCGGCCGCGGGAGGGGTAGGCGGCGCCACGGGGGCTCGCTTCCGCGCCGCAGCGGCGGACTTCGCCGTGTCGGGCGTGCCCTCGGAACGCTTGGTCATCGCGGCGTAGCGCGCCTCGCGCATGGCGCGCAGGTTGTCCATCTTGCTCATCGTCGGCTCACAGGGGTGAGCCTAGGCGCTCGCACCCACAAGGCGGCGGACAGTCACTTGGCCGGCAGGCTGAGGGCGCGTGCCACACCCCGGTCCACCCACTCCTGGAGGTGCTCGTCCTCCACGAGCGCGGCGGTGTCGACGAGCAGCCAGCCGCGGGTGACGCGCCCCTGCATCTCCATCGGGCGCACGGCCTCGCCGTCGATCCACGCCTCGCCATCGTCGGGATGCACGCGCACCATGAGGTCGGCCGTGCTGCTGGCTGCGAGGGCCATGTTGCCGCGCACCATGAACCCCAGCCCGCCGAACATCGCCCGTTCGCTGACGTCGTCCACCCCAGCGAGCAGCGTGCGGACCCGGTCGGCGAGCACGTCGTCGTACGTCATGGCACGGAGTATGGCGTGACCACCGGACGCGGAGCGATAACCTGACCTCCATGACGTCCCCCCAGGCCATGGACGGCGCTGCCCCGTTCGGCCGCCTCCTCACCGCGATGGCGACGGCGTTCGACGACGACGGTCACGTCGACCTCGACGCCACCGCCCGCATCGCGGTCCACCTGGTCGAGCACGGCAACGACGGTGTCGTGGTGAGCGGCACGACCGGTGAGTCGCCGACCACGACGGTCGAGGAGGACGTCCAGATCCTGCAGGCGGTCAAGGACGCGGTCGGGGACCGGGCGCACGTGATCGCCGGGGTCGGCACCAACGCGACGGCACACTCGGTCGAGCTGGCCAGGCAGGCCGCCAAGGTCGGGGTCGACGGCATGCTGCTCGTCACTCCCTACTACAACAAGCCCAGCCAGGCCGGAGTGCTCCACCACTTCCGCAGCGTCGTCGAGGCGGCTGACCTGCCGGTCATGCTCTACGACGTGCCGGGCCGCACCGTCACCCGCATCTCCCTGGAGACCTACGAGGCGATCCGTCGTTGGGACACCGTCGTCGCGGTCAAGGACGCCACCGGCGACCTGCCCGGCGCCTCCCGCCTGGTCGACATGGGCTACGCCGTCTACTCCGGCGACGACGCGGCCACGCTGGGCTGCCTCGCCTACGGCGCCTGCGGCCTCGTCAGCGTCGTCGGGCACGCGGCAGGCAGCCAGCTCAAGGCCATGATCGAGGCGTTCCTCCGGGGTGACCACGCGGAGGCCCTGCGCCTGCACCAGACGCTCACGCCCGCCTTCGACGCCGTGATGGGCGTCCCCAACTACGGCGCCACCACCGCCAAGGCCACGCTGCAGCTGCTGGGCGTCCTCGACAACCGCAACGTCCGCGGTCCCCTCGTGCCGCTCACCGACGACGAGGTCGACGCCCTTCGGGCGGGCCTCGCTGCGTCGGGACTTCTCTGACCCCCTCACTAGGAGCACCTTGAGCCACCAACACCCCGAGCTGTCCGCACCGGCCCCCCTGGCCCCCGGAGGGCTGCGCGTCACCCCCCTCGGCGGTCTCGGCGAGATCGGTCGCAACATGACGGTCTTCGAGTACGACGGCCGCCTGCTCGTCGTCGACTGCGGGGTGCTGTTCCCCGAGGACCACCACCCCGGGGTCGACCTGATCCTCCCGGACTTCGAGCCGATCCGTGACCGCCTCGACGCCATCGAGGCACTCGTGCTGACCCACGGCCACGAGGACCACATCGGGGCCACGCCCTACCTGCTGCGCGAGCGCGGCGACATCCCGCTCGTCGGCTCCCAGCTGACCCTGGCGCTGCTCGGCTCCAAGCTTCGCGAGCACCGTCTCAAGGAGACCGTCCACCACGTGGTGAAGGAGGGCGACCGGATCTCGTTCGGCCCCTTCGACCTGGAGTTCGTCGCGGTCAACCACTCGATCCCTGATGCCCTGGCGGTGGCCATCCGCACCGGCGCGGGCATGGTGCTCCACACCGGCGACTTCAAGATGGACCAGCTGCCCCTCGATGGCCGGATCACCGACCTGCGCGCGTTCGCCCGGCTGGGGGAGGAGGGGGTGGACCTGTTCCTGACCGACTCCACCAACGCCGAGGTGCCCGGCTTCACCACGGCCGAGAAGGACATCTCCCCGGTCCTTGACCGGGTCTTCGCCAAGAGCGACCAGCGCATCATCGTGGCGTGCTTCGCCTCCCACGTGCACCGTGTCCAGCAGATCCTCGACGCCGCCGTCGCCCACGGTCGCAAGGTTGGCTACGTCGGACGCTCGATGGTCCGCAACATGGCCATCGCGCAGGACCTCGGCTACCTCACGGTGCCTCCCGGGGTGATGGTCGAGGCCAAGGAGCTCGCCGACCTCCCTCCGCACAAGCAGGTGCTGATCTCCACCGGCTCCCAGGGTGAGCCGCTCAGTGCCCTGAGCCGGATCGCCCAGCGCAACCACCACTTCGTGCACATCGAGGAGGGCGACACCGTCGTCCTCGCCAGCTCGCTGATCCCCGGCAACGAGAACGCCGTCTACCGCGTCATCAACGGCCTGTCGCGCTGGGGCGCCAACGTCGTGCACAAGGGCAATGCCCTGGTCCACGTCTCCGGGCACGCCAGCGCGGGTGAGCTCCTCTACTGCTACAACATCGTGCGGCCTCGCAACGTGCTGCCCGTCCACGGGGAGATCCGCCACATGCGTGCCAACGCCGACCTGGCTCGTGAGGCCGGGGTCGAGAACGTCGTGCTCGGCGAGGACGGGGTCGTGGTCGACCTCGTCGACGGCGTCGCGGCG
Protein-coding regions in this window:
- a CDS encoding AAA family ATPase, translating into MACLLHLNGPPGIGKSTIARRYVAQHPGVLNCDIDVLRTLIGGWSQDFQLAGSLIRPAALGMIEGYLTSGRDVVLPQLLIDPAEIALFEAAARRCNARFIERILMDDRESSVARFNRRAEADTHAPWHATVHALVAAQGGDDALRERHAALQSLTGTRPGAVVIQSTAGAVEATYDLLVASLV
- a CDS encoding DNA/RNA non-specific endonuclease → MADLGYDQDFLGTTLEPPAAAGEDGDALDYTHFTVCMHPARRLAWWVAWNIDGLTLFPSDSISRSGERFKLDPRVPADAQTGERAYDDNDLDRGHVARRSDLLWGATLAEARQAGSDSFFFTNITPQRAGFNQSGRGGVWGLLENAVLALEGLEDRRVTLFAGPVLAEDDPVYRDIVQLPREHWKVVAYRIGGQVRLKAFLLTQSLDGLESLTPEGFLDDFDTYQVSLDLLEERTGLDFTALHGSAGQAELRGVDPMLVTDPEQVTW
- a CDS encoding NUDIX hydrolase; this translates as MDRTIVVAAVAFVRDGHVLTVRKQGTSRFMLVGGKLEPGESALEAAIRETREEVGIEVADLVLLGEFVSETANEPGHELHSTVFLARKDVAAEPSALGEIAELRWTDMAAAAAGEYDDLAPMLEHHVLAKLREPAQE
- a CDS encoding TfoX/Sxy family protein; translated protein: MTYDDVLADRVRTLLAGVDDVSERAMFGGLGFMVRGNMALAASSTADLMVRVHPDDGEAWIDGEAVRPMEMQGRVTRGWLLVDTAALVEDEHLQEWVDRGVARALSLPAK
- the dapA gene encoding 4-hydroxy-tetrahydrodipicolinate synthase, with product MTSPQAMDGAAPFGRLLTAMATAFDDDGHVDLDATARIAVHLVEHGNDGVVVSGTTGESPTTTVEEDVQILQAVKDAVGDRAHVIAGVGTNATAHSVELARQAAKVGVDGMLLVTPYYNKPSQAGVLHHFRSVVEAADLPVMLYDVPGRTVTRISLETYEAIRRWDTVVAVKDATGDLPGASRLVDMGYAVYSGDDAATLGCLAYGACGLVSVVGHAAGSQLKAMIEAFLRGDHAEALRLHQTLTPAFDAVMGVPNYGATTAKATLQLLGVLDNRNVRGPLVPLTDDEVDALRAGLAASGLL
- a CDS encoding ribonuclease J encodes the protein MSHQHPELSAPAPLAPGGLRVTPLGGLGEIGRNMTVFEYDGRLLVVDCGVLFPEDHHPGVDLILPDFEPIRDRLDAIEALVLTHGHEDHIGATPYLLRERGDIPLVGSQLTLALLGSKLREHRLKETVHHVVKEGDRISFGPFDLEFVAVNHSIPDALAVAIRTGAGMVLHTGDFKMDQLPLDGRITDLRAFARLGEEGVDLFLTDSTNAEVPGFTTAEKDISPVLDRVFAKSDQRIIVACFASHVHRVQQILDAAVAHGRKVGYVGRSMVRNMAIAQDLGYLTVPPGVMVEAKELADLPPHKQVLISTGSQGEPLSALSRIAQRNHHFVHIEEGDTVVLASSLIPGNENAVYRVINGLSRWGANVVHKGNALVHVSGHASAGELLYCYNIVRPRNVLPVHGEIRHMRANADLAREAGVENVVLGEDGVVVDLVDGVAAIAGKVEVGYVFVDGSTVGDVSESSLKDRRILGEEGFISVILVVDTVQGKVVSGPEIHARGFAEDESTFEEIRQPIIDAIAEAVREGVDDSHQLQQTVRRVVGRWVNRTHRRRPMIIPIVIEA